The genomic segment tatttattataatacacaagttttagggagtcatgtgacaaaaatgacatcactagtcaccgtttataactgatgacatcactagtcaccgtttataaggatataatttacaagatattcatggcttttgtgtattattaatgTATACACACTGTAAAAGACATTCTGCCTACTGTCTCAGAAGTCGCCTTCATACTGCTGCCACAAAAAATATCATACCCCTTGCAGTGGGTTTCACATTCTGTGCCATCAGGGCAGGCTCTGGGAGTCTGGCAGTTAGCAGGACGCTGGCAGTGGGAAGCTCTTGCCGGAGTTGGGTTAACTGTCTTCTCTGCTGTGCCAGGCTCAGACGCTCCTGGGGAATAGagtcatttttaataaaagtggATTTACTTATGCCGATTgataatattccctctcagcagcGGGTTACAGATACCAACCTCAAATGGGCGTCTGAGATAAAATATCTGGGTATCCACATTTCCCCACAGGCATCAGAGTTTTGTGATCTTAATCTCTCCCCACAATTGGCGAAATTTACAACAGCAGTCACACATTGGCGGAAACTTCCTCTTACCATGTGGGGTCGGATTAACATCTTCAAGATGGTTTATCTCCCAaaatttttgtactactttaggAACGCTCCATCGGCTATTTCTAAAGTATTTTTTAGGAAGCTCAACACGGAGCTTTTGACATTTGTATGGGCAGGACAGCAATCTAGAATTTCTTGGAAATCTCTCACAGCGCCCATCCCTCGGGGGGGCCTTGGTCTTCCTGATCTATGGCTGTATTACCTGGCGGCTCAACTGTCCCACATTCATGAGTGGTTTAACCCCGATGCTGACAATCCAAATATGCTTCTCCATGCACTGATATTAGGGTCGTTGGAGTCTTTACTCCACTGTCCTTTGCGTAAGTTGAAGGATTCTGACCCACTCCCTCCTGTCCTTCGGACACCATATCAGGCCTGGCAAACCGCCCTGCGGCTGAGCAATATCTCCCCTTTCCTGGTTTCGCATGGCACCCCTCTTTGGGGCAACTCATATCTGACACACCTCCGTAATCTCCCTGACTTTGTTTACTGGACCAGGTTCCGTATTAAAACACTAGGTGACCTGTTGGAACTTGGTACCTTTCCATCTCGTCCCCGGTTACAAGAGAGGTTGTTAGGTGTTACTATTGATGAGTTTAGGTATTTGCAATTGAAACATGCGTTCAATGCCCAATTCAGTGGATATACCCCAGTGATACATAAATTTGACATTGAGACTACTCTTCGTCAGGCGTCCTCCTTGAAGTTGGTATCTACCCTATATATACATCTGCAGGAGACAAAGGCCTCTCCCTTCCAATTGGCTCATCGCAGATGGCAGGAAGCTATACCTGCTGTCTCTGAAGATGTCTGGGCAGAAGCCACTGATAATGCTTATAACTTTTTGGTTTCCACTAGGGACCGtttgattaattttaaaattttacatttctatTACTACTCCCCTGCTAGATTGCATAGGGTTTTCCCTAATAAATCCTCTGCCTGTCCGCGATGCCATCAACTTTCTGCGACCTTTATTCACATGATCTGGGAGTGCCCGATAATTACAAGGTTTTGGAGGGATGTGGTGAGATGCCTCAGTGATTATTTGGACCTTCCACAGGTGCTGTCCCCGGAGGCGTGCTTACTAGGCGCCGTAGAAGAACTAGTTCCCCGTAGTTACACCAGAATTATGTACAGAACCTTAGTATTTTATGCAAGAAAGGTCATTGTTATGCATTGGATCCAACCCCAACCCCCTACAATTACTCAATGGTCTAATTTGGTTAATTGTATGCTTCCATTAATAAAGTTGACCTATGAAGCCAGAGGGCTTCCCGAAAAGTTTGATAAGGTTTGGGGTCCGTGGGTCGATGTCTTTCCCATGACACCCGTTGCGTAACATCTCTTGGGTCtttattatgtgtattaataTGGTTCCGCTATCTGTGAGAGGTTCCTATGATATGCTGTGTGTATATGTACATGTGTGCTAttgtaatgctgcactgatttgaTGTATAGCcaagtgttaaataaaaactttaaaaaaaaaaaaaaaagtggatttacTTAAACTTTGAATAAGttgtcagtggtgtaacttctATACAGCAGAACCTAGACATTTGTAGGTGTACTGTATGGTTCCCGCTCCCTTTTAGTTGAACCTGATTTGCCACAGAAACTCTTTACCTGGTGAATATGTTCCTCCTGTTGTCGCAGAATTTCCAGTTTCTGTTGAATTGCCCTTAAACGGCCCTGGTGCTCAGATTCCACTTTGTGGGCCTCTGCTAGAGCTTTCTCTCCCTCCTCATAGCGTTGTGATGCCAActgagaaaaagagaaagaagtcTGATATTTTAAACTGCTATGCGCCAATCTTCCACTAGATGTCAGTGCTGTAACATCTTCATGAGCATCACTAGCTCCTATATCATTATAGGGAACAGAATAACAAAAGAATTGGAAGCATGTGAGTGGGCATACATTACCTTGCTCATGCTCTCTATTTCCTCAGCACGCTGTCGCACACGCAAAGCAGATGCATTAATCCTTTCTTTTTCCAAGCGGAGGTCTTGTCTTTCTTTCTCCATAGCCTCGCGGGCTATAACCAGCTGTTCGTCTTTGTTGAGCAGCTCACTAGCCTTTATCTTTAAGTCTGCCTGCTCCTGGGGGAAGCAGAGCAATGGAGAGGTTTATATAAAAGCAAACATGGAGGGCAAAATAGGACAAAGAGGTGGCTTGGGTGTTTAGGGCAAGGTTTCAGAGCAAATGGGCAGTTAGACAAAGCATTTTAAATAACTGATAGTAGTGGTCACATCATGGGTCTTTGTGGAATAAATTCTGACTTTAGCAGGTAATCTCATTTTTTCAGCAGGAGTGTATGACACAACAAGTCAATTACAAAGTGGCAGAAATAAAATGGAGCCAGTCCCACTACAGAGGTCACATGTACCTTGGCCAAATTTATAATGACCCCCTCCCTCTGAGTTTCTGCCATAATGGCCCTGTTTGCTTCTTTCTCTGCTCGTTCCTTGCTTAGCTTTTGCTGGTTATGAAAGTCGGACCACTCTGCTGCCAGCTTTCGGCGCTCCTCTGCGCAGCGAGACATGACAGATTGCTGTTCCTCCAGGAGAGTGCTCTGTAAGTGAAGGTAGAGCCCATGAATGAGGGTTGAACGTATGTACAGTCCATATATTATGGAAATATAAGGgacaaaaagtaatgaaaattatCCCAGGCACGAGCAGGTTAATGTGTAAATTGAAGATAACAAATTCCAACTTTAACCGAGTCTCCTATAAAGATGTGCTCTGGATTTATATGTGGCTATTTCCTCAGCGAATCCATATGGTAGCCTGGCAACAGATACAGACACTTTAGTTATGATTACAATTGCTGTAAGTCTGCCTCACTAGCAGTAATGTTCATACAATTAAAGCTAGCAGGGATATATAAACAGACTGTGGCTTTACCATGCATcacataaatcatttatattataCCCACAAACATCCTGTCTCACTGGGTACAGTTTAACAACTGTGTGGTTTTAACAGGGTACATGTAGTTTACATCATACAGTTTTAATGGAAAGGCTATATTACATATGCCAAGTGATTTGTTTACAACGTCAGATGGACTTTGTCAGGAAATAAAGAGTTTGCTTGAATTACAAACAAATCAGAGGCGCACGAACCCTCAGATAAGTGATGAGTAACAAGTGTATGCTTTGCTCTTGCCAGTGCTGTTAACTTTCCCAATAATGTGAGATAAAAAGCATATTATCAGGGGGGTTCAACCAGTGTAGCAACTCAGACCCCTGTGTTTGGCTGTAGTCTAGCAACATTGTGTGGCCCAAGTTGAAACAGAGGACTAGATAAATGCTATAAAGCACAGTctactgcaggggtccccaaccattttaacccgcgagccacattcaaatgttaaaaatgggTGGAGAGCAACATAGAAAGTGGGGTgacaattatgggctgtgattgggtatttgatagcccctatgtggactggcagccaacaggtgaatctgtttggcagtactcatggttttaatgcaactaaagtttgccttttagccatgaattaaaaaaaaaaaaaaaaatcacctgctttgaggcaaccgAGAGCAATattcaaggggtcggagagcaacgtgttgctcacgagccactggttggggatcactggtctacagaaAGCAGTGAGTCCTCTTACAAAAGTATGCTCTCAAAGGGAATATTGACATGTTAATTATTTTCACCCACAAGCTCAAAACTTGTCGAATGCTCAGGTCCTGCATAAAAACATACTTACTATGAttttcaatttgcaattgctGGGTATATGAAGCCAATCTGTGACTTTCAACCTAAATTCGTTGGCGCAGCCAGCAAAAcaactctctctctatatatatctatatatatatatatattatatctatattctTAACAAACCTCACTGATTGGATAACAAAGAGCAGTGGGGGAAGAACAAAGCTGTCTGTAGGATGATCTTCATCACTCAAACCTCCAGGCTGGTGAAAATTCCACTTACCTTCGCCCTTTCCAGCTCTTCTCTTTCTATTGCCATTTGCTGCGTCATGACTCTCCTCTGCTCTTCCAGTGAACGCTGCAATGATTCTACTTTAACTTGTTCTGAGGTGACCCTCCAACGTTCCTTTGGAAAGAAAACTCATTAGTTCCTCCTACAGTGGGGTTGCCAGCCAGCTCATAACCATTACAAAGGTGGGGGTCATTTTCTCACCTGTTCTAGGAGACGGCTTTGCTCAGTTAGCCGTGTCTCCATGTTGGTTATTACCATACGGAGACGGTTTCGTTCTTGCTCCATGTCTTTCTGTTGATGGCTCAGTTGCTCCTGGAGTGCTAGGGAAAGAATTTATCTTTTGTGGTAATTTGTATGGACAAGGTGCTATCCAAATGTACTGATGCCTTGAGGTGGCCatggacattaaaggaaaactatacccccaaaatgaatacttaagcaacagattttatatcaaattgaatgacatattaaagaatcttaccaaactggaatatatatttacataaatattgcccttttacatctcttgccttgaaccaccattttgtgactctatctgtgctgtctcagagatcacatgaccagaaatactacaactctaactgtaacaggaagaagtgaggaagcaaaaggcagaacatgtggctcatgtgaccttatatgtggtttgtatgtgtacacagtgaatcttacgatctcagggggcggcccttattttttaaaatggcaattttctatttatgattacccaatggcacatactactaaaaaagtatattattatgataatggttcatttacatgaagcagggttttacatatgagctgttttactcagtatcttttaatagagacctacattgtttggggggtatagttttcctttaagatttttctctccctattgACTGATTTTAgtcttgtctaaatcaccctcctatttcatgcttttcattcatatatttattatgttacataagacatagttgtttgttaaatatagcaatataaattctctcataaatcaatataatatttaaatcatcttttccatggaacagaatgctaacaatgcttttatggatgtagatcataatggacaacatcactaaaagtagacctcgcattagttaagtatgggcactcctgggttATGGGCACCGAACAATCGTGCATGTTTTAGcccgacattggtcagaaaatcgatcggccaggttaaaaggtTTTCAAcattcacagtgaaatctattcaTTGTCTAGTTGTTTGCAAGGCCAAGCAGACAGCTAACCAcagttttcctagcttcaacAAGACGATATCTTTTGAAATAGCCtttttttgttgatggacaaattgtacatttaaacgattatTTCAAGacaatcttaacatctatggtcacctttactgtGTGCCCCCTTGGAAAGAACAGTAGTATTACAGCCACACATACAGCTGTTCTCCATTTTGTGTGTGTACCTCTGAGCTGCCCTTCTCTCTGTCTTGCTCCTGTCTCGAGTTCCTGAGAAGTAGTCTGCTGAGTGCTTTCTACTCTGTGGGACAGGTCACTTAGCTTGTAGGAGAACGACTCCATTTGTTCAATGACTGTGTTCAGTGATCTGGAGAGGAGTGGAGATGAATCAGTAGAAGGCAAAAGGAGAGACACTAGTTCCAAGGACAAACAGAAGAAAGCAGTCAAAAGTAGACAGAAAAGTCTTTGCAATTCATGTTTGCCACTTCGTGTATAACAGCTTTGTTATGTTTATAGTCGAAGAAGacatagttaaaggagaaggaaagctatggaggcattgtattgctaatagattagctgcaataatgcaagctagaatgctatatttattctgtagaatgttttaccatacctgagtaaaaagctctagaagctctctgtttgtttagaataggagctgcagtattaatgtggtgtgacatcacttcctgcctgagtctctccctgctctgggctcagattacagtagagaagggagggggcaggaacaaactgagcatgctcttgcccagggcaatgaggtttaagctgaaggcagggagtctgatacagaagcccatgtgtacacaatagaaggaaagaaatgctgtgtttcttttgacaggggactcagagcagcattactttgggggtttactggtatatttagatggacctttctgataaggcttacttagtttttacctttccttctcctttaatgcactaATTAGTAGTTTGTTATACATGTGAGTTACAGGGTGAGACTCCCTGTATAATTGGTTGTTGGTTTCAAACCTTGTGTGGGAGGAAGCACTAGTCACTGCGTCAATCTCTTGCTCCTTTAGCCGCTTGAGCCTCTGCAGCTGCTCCTCATGGTCTCTGCACATCTCCTGGACAGACACTCTGTAGAAGCGAGAGATACCCATATCTATAAACTGCCCAGAAGGGAGAGGGAAGGCAATGGGAGTTCAATCTCACCTCTGCAGTTCGCGAATTCGCTCCAGCTCCTGTTCCTTCTCCTGCTGGAATTCAGTCAGTTTTTTTTGATACTGCCCCAGCAGTTCTGCTTTCTCGGTTTCTGTGCTTTGGCACCTAGATAGGTACTGAGCAGACAATTCCTGGTTTTCAAGGCGTAGGCGCTCTTCTCTTTGCCGGGCAGAGTCTTCCACCAGTTTTAGGCGGCTCCTGAGGAGAAAATAATTCAATGAGTGAACTAACATGTAACCTACTTCTGTTTAGGCATGACCTTGGAACTGGGTGctaatgggtatatatatataggtatattgTAGGTTAAAAGGGTTGTGGTACCGATGTGTGCTCTCTATCAGCTCCATATCCTCCTGGTGTCTCTCACGCAGGGTTTCTAGTATCAGGTTCTGTTGGTCCTTCTCCAGCTGCAGCTTTCTGACCTGCACGAGACATGGGCAGCTTGGTTTACCACTGGCATATTATGCAGAGTTCTATTGAAAATGGCTTGTTTGGATGGATAAAAAAGTCAGCCTATGGATACTCTAACCACAGCACCTGTGCCTCCAGGTCCATCACTCGGTTCTGTGACTGCAGGAAATCCCCGTTAAAATCGACATCCCCATCTCGTGCTCTTCTTTCTACTGCCCGTGAGACCACTGTCTGCTGATGGGAAAGCAACGGATGTATAAGCAGCAGCTGCAATTAGGTATGATTATAGGGGTGTAGGGAATTACAAAAAGAACAAATGTGCTGGAAAAATCTTGTACCCTTTTGAATCCACTGACCTATCGGAGAATCGTTCTTGAATTCTGTATTTGTTATAGCATCTACTAGAAGCCttgctttattttacatatattaatccctttgatatttttttaaatgcctaaAATATTACTCATTACCTACAGTCATCTCTTGTTTGTACAGGAGCCTGTTTGCAACTTAGGAAACTTatgttatataaagaagctgGCAGCAGTAGTATTAGAGTGAGTCAGGTTCTTTTTGTTCTTCTTGTTGATTGAAACCCACCCATTGTTCATACACTTTAATATAGAGGCAGCGTGGATGCAGAatgatcaatgttttttttcaaaactatacTTTTACATTGCAAAGAAATCGTATACTGCATAGCGTATTTTGCATACACAAGCCAGTTTCACTTTATTATGATTAATAAGCTGCCATGTTGTATGTCTATGCCAGTACAGTAATATTAAAGGCTAATCGAGGCAATTGTTATACCATTACAGTACTATTATTACATTCCCACTGAATAGCTCCATTCTAAATAACTCTGTGTGCCAGCTGTCTATCTAGGCTCTACTCTTTCAGCTAAACAGTTAAATGGTTCAGTCCCAAACCAGGAAATAGATAAAAGGAGAATGATGCATATCAGTAAGTAAGTATAGCAGCCTACATGTTATCATTTCATCCCCAGGGACCTCTGCTGGCAATAATGTAAACAAGCTCAGGTACATTCTATAGTTTACAATCCTTTATGAAGGAAGAAGGATACAGCCTTCCCAATACAATTCTTAGCTGAGATTACAGTGTTGTGAGCAGGAAGGAAAGTTTTATTTATGATAACTAACCGAAGTTCTGGCTGTGCGATGCTCTTGAGATGGGGTGGTAAATGCTGTAAATAAAAAGATACCAAAGATGATGTCAGAAACAgttaaataatgcaataatataAGGATATACAACACCTAACAGACCAGCCGCTGCAGaaaagcaactcccagcagttaaatggaatgtcaacccaaaaaataatttgttgcctaataaaaaaaaaacaatgtaacaaagtAAGACAAGACCGCTGATTCACAGACCTGACTTTCCTGCGGAACGAAGACTGTAACAACCAGGAgtaaagcaaatgctgcttttaatagcaattgtttttacaaataactttaaaagcactgcatttttaaaataaatatatacaggaaagtggtttaaaattatgtttccttttaaaaggaaaatttttattttgaggttgacttAACCTTTAAGGCGATGGAGGATACTGAGAACTGTATTTGTATAACAAGACGAGAGCCTAAGCTTTGTCTGTCCTGCTATAAAATATGGATCCTGGACAAATTTAATTGTGTGGACAGGATTACCTGTCTGAATGGTTTCCTCTTGTTTGGGAGCCACAAACGTAGAGACTCTTTTGGGAGACCTGTAAAGACATAAACCAGAACCTGTCAAAATGCCagcatatttgttttttgaaagtAAACATACAGTTTTTAAAACAAGTTTAACCCGCTGTTATGCTGTAACATTACATGTTCAGTATGGCTGAAGATTATTATTAAAGTAAATGCTATAGAATTTTTCATGGCAGTTCTTGtattgttaaagggcaagtcaaacctaaaataaaaatttgtcttaTAAAAGAAagcattattctaagcaactttgcaatatccatgcattacacattttctatggttttaaagtaatttgtatatgtattgctattaaaggCAGTGCTTGTCTGTCCCTGTCTGTTCTGATGGCTGAGACTATTGTtacaatgtaagacaaagcagctgattaacagacctgcctttgctggggaaccaagacttttgcaacactcAAAAAGTTAAGCATATGCttaacaaataacattttaaattaatgtatattggaaagttgcttagaattaagttttcttttattaggcaaatctTTATTTGGGAGTTGACTTTCCCGTTCATGCCAGCACTAAATACACTTACCCAGAAATGTCAGCATTTACCATACCATCCTCTTTCATGCTTTTATTAATGGTGGACTGCTGTAAGTTGGGTGGTGGGATAGCTGCAGGACTGAAAAGGAGAGGTACaatgaatatataataaatacatcatGGTGCAGTATCAGGCCTACCCAGTCTACAAGCCAAATGAACACATaaggggttacttatcaaagtctgaatttatctcaatattttctgctacaaactctgataaaatccgctctggttttttatgcttgtttattaaatttttccaaaaatttgctttgcaggaaaaaatacgATTTCTcctgatttttcatccaattttttttttgcctgaaaactctgaaaactactGAGTATTACAtgaaacccagggcacatcaaaaaatcacttcttccattgacttatatgcaacctcgacaggtctgagatgccggattttctgattcgggaAAGTcagatgttataaaaaaaaaaatcactaatttttcgtgatgtttgcattcggagtttagtaaataacccccatactgtacaAGACCCAATACACATGGCCACATTTGTGTTGTCCAGTTAGTATGGGATAACCACCTAAACGATCAAAACAGAAGAAAGTGAAGTAGAGCTGCAGAGTTGTGGCGCCTATTCACTTCCTTTCAGGGCTGACTGAGAATTTTTTGTCAGAATTGCAGTATGTCTAAATGCCCCCCATATGGTTGAAATCTGCCAAAGTGCCTGAtcaaatctgggcatgtatggctaATTTTACAGTTCATACCATAAAAAATAACTTGCACTGTATTGTCTGATTGGCACATTTATTTGCCTATAAAcagctattaaaaaa from the Xenopus laevis strain J_2021 chromosome 9_10L, Xenopus_laevis_v10.1, whole genome shotgun sequence genome contains:
- the fbf1.L gene encoding fas-binding factor 1 isoform X7; the protein is MNSAFPNKPHSRITSSTHKSSPLDDTFFSQLAKEAGEESDVSEADPQALLDAMKDMDELDAEIFGGRRLKSAPANDSGMSRSTGLELKPEEKAIENKRGHSAPESERKIISSPAARPYKKFSLEEDAQLQAPLERTDLNDPLAGILSDEDDDIDKKIKGRGSKTTEKPKSAPESVPIKSSDNLPISPAKPSPATPKKDDFNFGEETDDLMDALGFENSPERNRAKESSAPPPARSRLDELMGRGTAAKLLERPTTGERKEFKLDPKYQKQPENQKMPDDDFNFGSYQPTVTATYSPEGRPSRRASVRFSADGNDNLKSEGRSRSSTPATTSPARGEKGGADWLGLKDDDAGIADLAPSLPVRDPPRSAGVTPSSGGRPTSGNKIMDKPTNQPRSGLQEAVSVVQDDDDGWLASALSQKKAQKQEMEEKSKSQVREGILIGSSPAAIPPPNLQQSTINKSMKEDGMVNADISGSPKRVSTFVAPKQEETIQTAFTTPSQEHRTARTSLLLIHPLLSHQQTVVSRAVERRARDGDVDFNGDFLQSQNRVMDLEAQVRKLQLEKDQQNLILETLRERHQEDMELIESTHRSRLKLVEDSARQREERLRLENQELSAQYLSRCQSTETEKAELLGQYQKKLTEFQQEKEQELERIRELQRVSVQEMCRDHEEQLQRLKRLKEQEIDAVTSASSHTRSLNTVIEQMESFSYKLSDLSHRVESTQQTTSQELETGARQREGQLRALQEQLSHQQKDMEQERNRLRMVITNMETRLTEQSRLLEQERWRVTSEQVKVESLQRSLEEQRRVMTQQMAIEREELERAKSTLLEEQQSVMSRCAEERRKLAAEWSDFHNQQKLSKERAEKEANRAIMAETQREGVIINLAKEQADLKIKASELLNKDEQLVIAREAMEKERQDLRLEKERINASALRVRQRAEEIESMSKLASQRYEEGEKALAEAHKVESEHQGRLRAIQQKLEILRQQEEHIHQERLSLAQQRRQLTQLRQELPTASVLLTARLPEPALMAQNVKPTARAVGIPAALQENSKPQITEFHAKLAMLKMSAQQDRDFLEEEQLFLETLGKPNLPWSQAV
- the fbf1.L gene encoding fas-binding factor 1 homolog isoform X4, which translates into the protein MAARKKKGILDSIDDDLGDLLKDDEPTPIRARKPSPMNSAFPNKPHSRITSSTHKSSPLDDTFFSQLAKEAGEESDVSEADPQALLDAMKDMDELDAEIFGGRRLKSAPANDSGMSRSTGLELKPEEKAIENKRGHSAPESERKIISSPAARPYKKFSLEEDAQLQAPLERTDLNDPLAGILSDEDDDIDKKIKGRGSKTTEKPKSAPESVPIKSSDNLPISPAKPSPATPKKDDFNFGEETDDLMDALGFENSPERNRAKESSAPPPARSRLDELMGRGTAAKLLERPTTGERKEFKLDPKYQKQPENQKMPDDDFNFGSYQPTVTATYSPEGRPSRRASVRFSADGNDNLKSEGRSRSSTPATTSPARGEKGGADWLGLKDDDAGIADLAPSLPVRDPPRSAGVTPSSGGRPTSGNKIMDKPTNQPRSGLQEAVSVVQDDDDGWLASALSQKKAQKQEMEEKSKSQVREGILIGSSPAAIPPPNLQQSTINKSMKEDGMVNADISGSPKRVSTFVAPKQEETIQTAFTTPSQEHRTARTSTVVSRAVERRARDGDVDFNGDFLQSQNRVMDLEAQVRKLQLEKDQQNLILETLRERHQEDMELIESTHRSRLKLVEDSARQREERLRLENQELSAQYLSRCQSTETEKAELLGQYQKKLTEFQQEKEQELERIRELQRVSVQEMCRDHEEQLQRLKRLKEQEIDAVTSASSHTRSLNTVIEQMESFSYKLSDLSHRVESTQQTTSQELETGARQREGQLRALQEQLSHQQKDMEQERNRLRMVITNMETRLTEQSRLLEQERWRVTSEQVKVESLQRSLEEQRRVMTQQMAIEREELERAKSTLLEEQQSVMSRCAEERRKLAAEWSDFHNQQKLSKERAEKEANRAIMAETQREGVIINLAKEQADLKIKASELLNKDEQLVIAREAMEKERQDLRLEKERINASALRVRQRAEEIESMSKLASQRYEEGEKALAEAHKVESEHQGRLRAIQQKLEILRQQEEHIHQERLSLAQQRRQLTQLRQELPTASVLLTARLPEPALMAQNVKPTARAVGIPAALQENSKPQITEFHAKLAMLKMSAQQDRDFLEEEQLFLETLGKPNLPWSQAV
- the fbf1.L gene encoding fas-binding factor 1 homolog isoform X1; translation: MAARKKKGILDSIDDDLGDLLKDDEPTPIRARKPSPMNSAFPNKPHSRITSSTHKSSPLDDTFFSQLAKEAGEESDVSEADPQALLDAMKDMDELDAEIFGGRRLKSAPANDSGMSRSTGLELKPEEKAIENKRGHSAPESERKIISSPAARPYKKFSLEEDAQLQAPLERTDLNDPLAGILSDEDDDIDKKIKGRGSKTTEKPKSAPESVPIKSSDNLPISPAKPSPATPKKDDFNFGEETDDLMDALGFENSPERNRAKESSAPPPARSRLDELMGRGTAAKLLERPTTGERKEFKLDPKYQKQPENQKMPDDDFNFGSYQPTVTATYSPEGRPSRRASVRFSADGNDNLKSEGRSRSSTPATTSPARGEKGGADWLGLKDDDAGIADLAPSLPVRDPPRSAGVTPSSGGRPTSGNKIMDKPTNQPRSGLQEAVSVVQDDDDGWLASALSQKKAQKQEMEEKSKSQVREGILIGSSPAAIPPPNLQQSTINKSMKEDGMVNADISGSPKRVSTFVAPKQEETIQTAFTTPSQEHRTARTSLLLIHPLLSHQQTVVSRAVERRARDGDVDFNGDFLQSQNRVMDLEAQVRKLQLEKDQQNLILETLRERHQEDMELIESTHRSRLKLVEDSARQREERLRLENQELSAQYLSRCQSTETEKAELLGQYQKKLTEFQQEKEQELERIRELQRVSVQEMCRDHEEQLQRLKRLKEQEIDAVTSASSHTRSLNTVIEQMESFSYKLSDLSHRVESTQQTTSQELETGARQREGQLRALQEQLSHQQKDMEQERNRLRMVITNMETRLTEQSRLLEQERWRVTSEQVKVESLQRSLEEQRRVMTQQMAIEREELERAKSTLLEEQQSVMSRCAEERRKLAAEWSDFHNQQKLSKERAEKEANRAIMAETQREGVIINLAKEQADLKIKASELLNKDEQLVIAREAMEKERQDLRLEKERINASALRVRQRAEEIESMSKLASQRYEEGEKALAEAHKVESEHQGRLRAIQQKLEILRQQEEHIHQERLSLAQQRRQLTQLRQELPTASVLLTARLPEPALMAQNVKPTARAVGIPAALQENSKPQITEFHAKLAMLKMSAQQDRDFLEEEQLFLETLGKPNLPWSQAV
- the fbf1.L gene encoding fas-binding factor 1 homolog isoform X3, coding for MAARKKKGILDSIDDDLGDLLKDDEPTPIRARKPSPMNSAFPNKPHSRITSSTHKSSPLDDTFFSQLAKEAGEESDVSEADPQALLDAMKDMDELDAEIFGGRRLKSAPANDSGMSRSTGLELKPEEKAIENKRGHSAPESERKIISSPAARPYKKFSLEEDAQLQAPLERTDLNDPLAGILSDEDDDIDKKIKGRGSKTTEKPKSAPESVPIKSSDNLPISPAKPSPATPKKDDFNFGEETDDLMDALGFENSPERNRAKESSAPPPARSRLDELMGRGTAAKLLERPTTGERKEFKLDPKYQKQPENQKMPDDDFNFGSYQPTVTATYSPEGRPSRRASVRFSADGNDNLKSEGRSRSSTPATTSPARGEKGGADWLGLKDDDAGIADLAPSLPVRDPPRSAGVTPSSGGRPTSGNKIMDKPTNQPRSGLQEAVSVVQDDDDGWLASALSQKKAQKQEMEEKSKSQVREGILIGSSPAAIPPPNLQQSTINKSMKEDGMVNADISGSPKRVSTFVAPKQEETIQTAFTTPSQEHRTARTSQTVVSRAVERRARDGDVDFNGDFLQSQNRVMDLEAQVRKLQLEKDQQNLILETLRERHQEDMELIESTHRSRLKLVEDSARQREERLRLENQELSAQYLSRCQSTETEKAELLGQYQKKLTEFQQEKEQELERIRELQRVSVQEMCRDHEEQLQRLKRLKEQEIDAVTSASSHTRSLNTVIEQMESFSYKLSDLSHRVESTQQTTSQELETGARQREGQLRALQEQLSHQQKDMEQERNRLRMVITNMETRLTEQSRLLEQERWRVTSEQVKVESLQRSLEEQRRVMTQQMAIEREELERAKSTLLEEQQSVMSRCAEERRKLAAEWSDFHNQQKLSKERAEKEANRAIMAETQREGVIINLAKEQADLKIKASELLNKDEQLVIAREAMEKERQDLRLEKERINASALRVRQRAEEIESMSKLASQRYEEGEKALAEAHKVESEHQGRLRAIQQKLEILRQQEEHIHQERLSLAQQRRQLTQLRQELPTASVLLTARLPEPALMAQNVKPTARAVGIPAALQENSKPQITEFHAKLAMLKMSAQQDRDFLEEEQLFLETLGKPNLPWSQAV